The window CATGGCAACAAGGTAGAAGATAATTCGTTGAAGTGTATCAGAAACTAAGGAATAAGGATAAGAGATTATCACGTCCTCGATTTCCTTTTGAACTTCTATTTGGTTTTCCTGCGGCTTAAGGACAACTCTGAGTCCGTAAGCATCAAATATCTGCTTCACTAATCTCTTTATCTCCTTGCGCGTCAAAACGATTGCTAAAAGGTTATCAGCAAAAGGAGGGAGTAGAAAATCCGACTCTTGGCGCGGGAAACTTCTTTTTACTTTAAATTTATAAAATTTTAGAAATTTGTATTCATCGTGAGGATTATGCCCCCCAGAACCTCTGTAATCGTAGTCGAAAGCTAGTCTTTCAGTACGGTCACCCCCAACCAGTATTTCAAGATTGTCAACTCCTCTGAACATTCCCTCAGTAAAATCTATTAGGATAATATTTTCATCGAACTTTAGATCTATCGTATCATCTAAGCTCTCGTCGTAGAACAAGTTACTCATAGTCTCAAATCTGACAAAATCTTTAATGTTACCATAATATACGTGTGATAGTATCCCCAGTGTCTCCAAAATATTCGACTTCCCCGTGTTCGGCTCACCGATGAAGAGATTTATCCGCTTGCAGTCGAGTTTCAAGTGCTTTATCGACTTGAAATTCTTGATCTCCAGATTCTTTATCATTCGAGCACCTCCTTCGAGTAGTTCTTTGGTAGCTTCGTTTATTAAACTTTCTATCGTACGCGGACGTTGATAACATCAAGATACTTAACGGTTCCTCGTCGCTTCTTTCATTGCTGCGCAGAAGACCTCAAGCGCGGCGATCATGTCATCCGGTTCCTCTTTATGCTTTCCTATCAAGTCCACGATCGCACTCCCGACGATTACACCCTTCGCCCCGCTCGCGGCTATTTCACGCACGTGCTCTGGTTTTGATATGCCGAATCCTACCGCGGGCGGTATATCCGGTCGTTTCTCAACTACACGTGCTATCATCGTTTTTACAACCCCTGAGACTGCTTCACGCGCGCCCGTAACACCTAGCAGCGATACGAGATACACAAATCCTGACGAATAACCACAAATCCGCGCTATCCT of the Methanomicrobia archaeon genome contains:
- a CDS encoding AAA family ATPase, with product MIKNLEIKNFKSIKHLKLDCKRINLFIGEPNTGKSNILETLGILSHVYYGNIKDFVRFETMSNLFYDESLDDTIDLKFDENIILIDFTEGMFRGVDNLEILVGGDRTERLAFDYDYRGSGGHNPHDEYKFLKFYKFKVKRSFPRQESDFLLPPFADNLLAIVLTRKEIKRLVKQIFDAYGLRVVLKPQENQIEVQKEIEDVIISYPYSLVSDTLQRIIFYLVAMETNENSVLVFEEPEAHAFPYYTKILAERIALDKANNQYFIATHNPYLLLSILEKAHKDDVAIFITYFEDYQTKVKQLSEKELTEIMDLGIDLFFNIERFIEVKE